The window GATATAACTGAATTATCTAACATCTTTTCATTctaagtaattattattaacatcctaTATTACTACTATCtcaattttacttttatcatgttAGGATTAATACTATGATTATTCTTCATGTAATATATTTAGCTGATGGGTTATTCATATTTGAAGTATAATAATCTAATTGTCAAATAGTAACACAATGAAAGAGAAACGAATAAACAGCGTCAGGTGTTGACATGCTTTTCTCTCACAAACTCCTTTCATTGCCAGGCATGTGAAGTTTACTTATAGACGAGATATTGGAGCATTAATATTTAGTAGATGTTATGCATTTTGTTTCACCTCCTATCATCAGCTTACCTTATTCCACCAACcataagacaaaagaaaaacatgtcTAGTAAAACTTCATATAGCAAGACTTTAGAAAATCAATGCTTTTTGAATGCCAAAAGGTTGGGCTTTAAAAAGTACCACCCATGCCTTTTTGTGTAGGAAGGATAATGGAATATACAGTGAATCTAGAACAAACTTCACACAATATCTTTGttgaaaggtgaaggaaaagaacaGACTCGTCCTCACTTACCTGTTCCGGTTTCGGCGTATCGGGAAACCTCTCAGCACACACGAGAAACACGTCGGGTGCTGGCTTCCCATTTTTCACTTCTGGGTCTGTGGAGGCTAGCACCACATGACTAAACTTGGACATTAATTCCTTGTGATTGGTTGTCTTGAGCTCAAAACTATCTTGAGCTCCCCCTGATGCAATGGCAATGGGAATGTTGTGTTTATGGAGGTGAAACACAAGCTTTTCTGCACCTACGGGtacataaaatattcatataaactttGTTTTTCCAGTACAGAATATCATTAAATGCATAAATGGAATCACATGCTATGCAAAAAACTGCAACTAATTACTTAGCAAGCCTTGACttcaaatatttcttttcttgaaATTCATGAAAATGAATACTGAAGATGCATAACAGTCGAGTTATTAACTTACTTGAGAATGTAAACATTTGAtgttaccatatatataaatatacattttttttaatcaaagaaaGCAAACAATGTAACTTAAATGCTCTTACATTCATAATAAGATGCTAGTTAACATTATTTTTCAGGCTCAATTACTTCACTTGTTGCAATAAAATATAACTTCAGTATCATTTTCTTCTGGATATAATGGCAATTCTGTTAATAAATTCACTGAATCCTTACAAAAGAATAAGTAAATTTCGTGAAAAGATGCCTTCATGTGATTACTTTAGCATCTAATGACATGTTTAACAAATATATTtgtcaattatatatattcaaatacaactTCATCTTATACTGaactgtatatatcaatatatatcaaactTGAGAACAATCAATAATGCTGCAAGTGACAAAAACATTTCTAGAAGAAGCACCTCTAAGCTCTCCAACGTGCAATTGCTTACCCAAGTAACAGCATGTAAGCCAATAAATCTAATGAGCACAGCCAGGAGTATTTATCATTCCATAGAAAATCATTACCAAAAGACATTTAGCATTCACCACATGCCCACAAATGTTTAGGATACAAAACATTAAATTCAttgtgcagtttttttttttttttcaaaataaatttTATTAGTATCTTAAAGTTACCAGTAACAATTTTCACAGTTAATAAGAATTCCTTAGTTCCTCCATTCTAATACCAATAATGTATCATGCTTATATCTTGGGCCCATATGCTAAATGAAATACTGTAttagtaagtatatataatttttttctatatgtttcCATGTATTGCAAAAAACTTACTTTTATATTAccatattttaattttttgataataaaatctatatacacaaaaataacttTCCAAAAATCGTGAACAAAATTATCGCTACGTGAATTCTTTTGCCCAGTGCCGGCAGAAAAGAATGAAATGCCCTACATACAGCCATACATGCACCATTCAACGCTCCCACTATGAGAACTaaatacacacaacaccaaaATCATATCCAAAGCAGAGCAAAGAGAAAACGCTGTCCATATCCTAAATACCTTTCATCAACGCAACTGTTGGAAATACATCAAAATAGTAGGAAGCAACTTTTTCTTTGTACTCTTCAGGTGAAATTGGGAGTTTAAAAAAAGCACAAAAGGTCCGTGCAACCTCTAATCCTGTGTGCCCCATCTCAGACATAAGCTGCTCCCAAGTTACTGACTGTCCATAAGGTGCAAGCGCTCGATTGTGACATACAATGTACAAGCCGACTGTGTCTGCAATGAACAACATGCTGATGAGCAGCTGCAATACATCAACAcggaatcataataaaaaaaaaaaatgcgtgatgCTTGCCAATACATTTCTTTAACCACGGCTTTCAAAAAGTCCTTTCAGCCTCAAATGTTGATACTGTGGCATGTCATCCTTCTAATCATTCAGTTTCTTCTTCAACTACACCTCCAATATTAAGTACAATTTCTACATTGTTAGTATGTTaccaatgaagaaaaaatagaagacaagTTATGGTCACaaaaaccaccacaaccacaaagaTTCATGTTTTAACCCACTACAAGACAGGATTTTGCACATTCAAATAGTGCACGAGGGCACACTTGCAAAACACAAGCCCAATGAAAATTgcagcaaaaacaacaccaaGAGATCTACACGAGAGTTATTAGTGGATCTTATTTAGAGCCTGGCCTACCTGGTAGAAGCTGAGCTTGAGGGAAATTCTTTTTATATTCCTCCTCAACCTTGACAAGATATTCTGATGGTGACAATGGCAATTCTAAGGCATTTATGATTCCTTTGGCCAGTTCAGTGCCTACCCGCCCCATGAGAGGCCACTTTATCTCCCATGTATATTCCTTCCCATAAGGACTAACCACAGCCTGAGTGGAAGCTGAGTAAAGCTTCTCAGTGTCTGAAAGAATCATAATCAGATACTGCTCTCAATCAAATATGATAAAGAGGCACACAAATAGATGTTAAAACaaataatggcaaaaaaaagGGGTATAGAAGGAGACTCCAAACACAAGTAGACAGTTTAGtaatataaagaaaggaatataaaccctcaacttattttctccccttacatAAACAAGAATTTACTAGAGTGCCCTGCTAAAGATGATGTCAAAGTGAACAATCATGGTACCATATCCCAGTCAATGACCTTAATTACAGGTCATTATGAGTTGCTTTCAATGACAAAACTAAAAAGACTGTTAGAGTAGTTTGATAATAACCTCACTAAACTATATTTCACCTATTATTAAAATCCTATCATCCAAATAATATTCAGTTCTACTGTGACTTTCAACATGATTTTCCTCTCAAGTTTAATTTAGCATGCCTCACTATAGTATAAAGAGTCACAGAACAAAATGTACATATAACAAAGCACACAGTATAGAAATCGGTTAAAAGACTTCATTCAATCCATATTTCTTGTGCAGTACCACCACACATGACTGGATCTTCAATAGAGAACACAGTATAGAAATCGGTTAAAAGACTTCATTCAATCCATATTTCTTGTGCAGTACCACCACACATGACTGGATCTTCAATAGAGAACAAAATCCCCAACCATAGGCTTGTTTTCCTCTGGCAAGATGTAGAAGATATTCTCTTTATTAACTAGCAAAACAATACAGGACACTAGAGCAATAAGATTATCAcattctaatatttctaacaaAATTTACTAAGGTTGAGGCTTTGAGATAATTCTGAAGCATTGTAAGTGAGACTACTTGTAGTCAATGTGTTGTGATGGATAATATCATGATTAATTTTCTAATCTATTTTCTAAAATCTTTCTCTCAATTTGTAATGCCCAGTATGTCTAAAGGTTAATATTACCTGTTATCTATATTAGTCATGCAGATTTTTGTATAACAGATACCACCTTCCATGCTGTATACCCACAACAAAGACCATAAAAGCATAAACATAGGTTTCTCAAAATCAAAAGCTGTACATACAGCAGTACACATGGCAGCATTACTGAAAGTTCTCTTCAATgaagttttcttttcactgtaCCTGGCAAAGCTTTTGCATTAGGAAAGATACTATTGTACTGTTCT of the Penaeus chinensis breed Huanghai No. 1 chromosome 27, ASM1920278v2, whole genome shotgun sequence genome contains:
- the LOC125039476 gene encoding pseudouridine-5'-phosphatase-like isoform X2 encodes the protein MSTYKPVTHVIFDMDGLLLDTERLYTEATQVIVSQYGKVYTWEIKVQLMGMKGHMAAQHIIDSLQLPLTVDEYLAKIIEQYNSIFPNAKALPDTEKLYSASTQAVVSPYGKEYTWEIKWPLMGRVGTELAKGIINALELPLSPSEYLVKVEEEYKKNFPQAQLLPGAEKLVFHLHKHNIPIAIASGGAQDSFELKTTNHKELMSKFSHVVLASTDPEVKNGKPAPDVFLVCAERFPDTPKPEQCLVFEDAPNGVAASVAAGMQVVMVPDSRMKEEMTKGATQVLKSLEDFKPELYGLPPYDA